From Carettochelys insculpta isolate YL-2023 chromosome 3, ASM3395843v1, whole genome shotgun sequence, a single genomic window includes:
- the SCARA3 gene encoding scavenger receptor class A member 3 isoform X2 codes for MKEEDVPGEDDDMPSFRYRPDGRTRTNCSRCQRNLTLQTAVKGLYVFCILLIIAVTVLASLVFKKVNSIADDISSAQMYYEKKLVSVQQNLQQLDQTPSGNCSSCRDVGQLGQEIRKLQEELEEIQKMLLVQEILLDRTSQSYQQLSASSSKITSEMDGCSFSIQQVNQSLGHFLAQVRGWQAATSALDGSLKGLRQEHYDVRAVVEQMNFTAGQTSEWIRAIQRKTDEETLTLQKIVSEWQNYTRLFGSLRAASSKTSELVKSVQASTTVASRRVSQNAEGVHDLVLQVMGLQMQLENISSFLDDQEESTRDLQYHARYAQNRTAERFETLEGRMTSHEIEISTIFTNINATDSHVHSMLKYLDDVRLSCTLGFHSHAEELYYLNKSVGLMLATTDLLRERFSLLSARLDFDIRNLSMVMEEMKVVDVRHGEVLRNVTILRE; via the exons AAGAAGACGTCCCGGGAGAAGACGACGACATGCCGTCCTTCCGATACAGACCAGACG GCAGGACACGCACCAACTGCAGCCGGTGCCAGCGGAACCTGACGCTCCAGACCGCCGTCAAAGGGCTGTACGTCTTCTGCATCCTGCTGATCATCGCAGTGACTGTGCTGGCATCCCTGG TCTTTAAGAAGGTCAATTCCATAGCTGATGACATCAGCTCAGCCCAGATGTACTATGAGAAGAAACTCGTGTCTGTCCAGCAgaacctgcagcagctgg ATCAGACACCCTCGGGAAACTGTTCCTCCTGCCGCGacgtggggcagctggggcaggagatcaggaagctgcaggaggagctggaggagataCAGAAGATGCTCTTGGTGCAGGAGATCCTGCTGGACCGGACCTCCCAGAGCTACCAGCAACTCTCGGCTTCCAGCAGCAAGATCACCAGCGAGATGGACGGCTGCTCCTTCTCCATCCAGCAGGTCAACCAGAGCCTGGGACATTTCCTGGCCCAGGTGAGAGGCTGGCAGGCGGCCACCTCGGCCCTGGATGGCTCCCTGAAGGGGCTGCGGCAGGAGCACTACGACGTCAGGGCGGTGGTGGAGCAGATGAACTTCACGGCAGGGCAGACCTCGGAGTGGATCCGCGCCATCCAGCGCAAGACGGACGAGGAGACGCTGACGCTGCAGAAGATCGTGAGCGAGTGGCAGAACTACACTCGGCTCTTCGGCAGCCTGAGGGCCGCCTCCTCCAAGACCAGCGAGCTGGTCAAGAGCGTCCAGGCCAGCACGACCGTGGCCTCGCGGAGGGTCAGCCAGAACGCGGAAGGCGTGCACGACCTCGTGCTGCAGGTGATGGGGCTGCAAATGCAGCTGGAAAATATCTCCTCCTTCCTGGACGACCAGGAGGAGAGCACACGGGACCTGCAGTACCACGCCCGGTACGCACAGAACCGGACGGCAGAGCGGTTCGAGACGCTGGAAGGGCGCATGACCTCCCACGAGATCGAGATCAGCACCattttcaccaacatcaatgccacggacagccacgtgcacagcatGCTCAAGTACCTGGATGACGTGCGGCTCTCCTGCACCTTGGGCTTCCATTCACACGCCGAGGAGCTCTACTACCTGAACAAGTCCGTCGGCCTCATGCTGGCCACCACCGACCTGCTGCGGGAGCGGTTCAGCCTGCTCAGCGCCCGGCTGGACTTCGACATACGCAACCTGTCCATGGTCATGGAGGAGATGAAAGTGGTGGACGTCCGGCACGGGGAGGTCCTCCGCAACGTCACCATCTTACGAG
- the SCARA3 gene encoding scavenger receptor class A member 3 isoform X1, whose protein sequence is MKEEDVPGEDDDMPSFRYRPDGRTRTNCSRCQRNLTLQTAVKGLYVFCILLIIAVTVLASLVFKKVNSIADDISSAQMYYEKKLVSVQQNLQQLDQTPSGNCSSCRDVGQLGQEIRKLQEELEEIQKMLLVQEILLDRTSQSYQQLSASSSKITSEMDGCSFSIQQVNQSLGHFLAQVRGWQAATSALDGSLKGLRQEHYDVRAVVEQMNFTAGQTSEWIRAIQRKTDEETLTLQKIVSEWQNYTRLFGSLRAASSKTSELVKSVQASTTVASRRVSQNAEGVHDLVLQVMGLQMQLENISSFLDDQEESTRDLQYHARYAQNRTAERFETLEGRMTSHEIEISTIFTNINATDSHVHSMLKYLDDVRLSCTLGFHSHAEELYYLNKSVGLMLATTDLLRERFSLLSARLDFDIRNLSMVMEEMKVVDVRHGEVLRNVTILRGVPGLPGPRGLKGDMGAKGPAGSKGWKGDTGGLGSPGPHGSIGPAGASGPQGERGPIGAKGQPGLKGTKGIFGQMGPKGQMGLKGDMGPPGPEGAPGPEGPAGPQGKPGTPGKPGSPGQIGPPGPKGDPGVRGLPGSPGPPGM, encoded by the exons AAGAAGACGTCCCGGGAGAAGACGACGACATGCCGTCCTTCCGATACAGACCAGACG GCAGGACACGCACCAACTGCAGCCGGTGCCAGCGGAACCTGACGCTCCAGACCGCCGTCAAAGGGCTGTACGTCTTCTGCATCCTGCTGATCATCGCAGTGACTGTGCTGGCATCCCTGG TCTTTAAGAAGGTCAATTCCATAGCTGATGACATCAGCTCAGCCCAGATGTACTATGAGAAGAAACTCGTGTCTGTCCAGCAgaacctgcagcagctgg ATCAGACACCCTCGGGAAACTGTTCCTCCTGCCGCGacgtggggcagctggggcaggagatcaggaagctgcaggaggagctggaggagataCAGAAGATGCTCTTGGTGCAGGAGATCCTGCTGGACCGGACCTCCCAGAGCTACCAGCAACTCTCGGCTTCCAGCAGCAAGATCACCAGCGAGATGGACGGCTGCTCCTTCTCCATCCAGCAGGTCAACCAGAGCCTGGGACATTTCCTGGCCCAGGTGAGAGGCTGGCAGGCGGCCACCTCGGCCCTGGATGGCTCCCTGAAGGGGCTGCGGCAGGAGCACTACGACGTCAGGGCGGTGGTGGAGCAGATGAACTTCACGGCAGGGCAGACCTCGGAGTGGATCCGCGCCATCCAGCGCAAGACGGACGAGGAGACGCTGACGCTGCAGAAGATCGTGAGCGAGTGGCAGAACTACACTCGGCTCTTCGGCAGCCTGAGGGCCGCCTCCTCCAAGACCAGCGAGCTGGTCAAGAGCGTCCAGGCCAGCACGACCGTGGCCTCGCGGAGGGTCAGCCAGAACGCGGAAGGCGTGCACGACCTCGTGCTGCAGGTGATGGGGCTGCAAATGCAGCTGGAAAATATCTCCTCCTTCCTGGACGACCAGGAGGAGAGCACACGGGACCTGCAGTACCACGCCCGGTACGCACAGAACCGGACGGCAGAGCGGTTCGAGACGCTGGAAGGGCGCATGACCTCCCACGAGATCGAGATCAGCACCattttcaccaacatcaatgccacggacagccacgtgcacagcatGCTCAAGTACCTGGATGACGTGCGGCTCTCCTGCACCTTGGGCTTCCATTCACACGCCGAGGAGCTCTACTACCTGAACAAGTCCGTCGGCCTCATGCTGGCCACCACCGACCTGCTGCGGGAGCGGTTCAGCCTGCTCAGCGCCCGGCTGGACTTCGACATACGCAACCTGTCCATGGTCATGGAGGAGATGAAAGTGGTGGACGTCCGGCACGGGGAGGTCCTCCGCAACGTCACCATCTTACGAG GTGTGCCAGGCCTCCCTGGACCCAGAGGACTCAAAGGCGACATGGGAGCGAAGGGGCCCGCAGGAAGCAAGGGGTGGAAAGGAGATACTGGGGGTCTGGGCTCTCCCGGCCCCCATGGCTCCATAGGCCCTGCAGGCGCCTCAGGCCCACAAGGCGAGAGAGGACCTATCGGTGCGAAAGGCCAGCCGGGCTTGAAAGGCACCAAGGGCATCTTTGGGCAGATGGGACCTAAGGGACAGATGGGGCTGAAAGGCGACATGGGCCCTCCAGGGCCAGagggagctccagggccagaggggcCAGCGGGGCCACAAGGGAAGCCAGGGACCCCAGGGAAGCCGGGGTCACCAGGCCAGATTGGGCCACCAGGTCCAAAGGGAGACCCCGGGGTGAGGGGGCTGCCGGGCTCACCGGGGCCACCAGGCATGTAA